GCTGCCCCCGGACGACGTGGACGGCGAGGTGGTGGCCGTCCTGGACGGGCTGCTGCTGGCTGGTGGCGCCGACGTGGGTCCGGGGCGGTACGGCCAGCGGCCCGACCCGCGTACCGAGGACCGGCCGGACCGGGACGCCGGTGAGTTGACCCTGCTGACCGCCGCTCTCGCCGCCGAGCTGCCGGTGTTGGGGGTGTGCCGGGGGATGCAACTGCTCGCCGTGGCCTACGGCGGGACACTGCACCAGCATCTGCCCGATGTGGTCGGTCACGAGGCACACCGTCCGGCGCCCGGTGTGTATGGCAGCCATCCGGTGCGGTTCGCGCCGGGCAGTCTGGCCGCGACGGTGTTGGCCGGGGTGGACCGGGTCAACTCGTACCACCATCAGGCGGTCGCCGACCCGGGCCGGTTGTCGGTGACGGGTTGGGCGGAGGACGGTGTGGTCGAGGTGGTGGAGGACCCGGCCCGGCCGTTCGTGCTGGGGGTGCAGTGGCACCCGGAGAACGAGCCTGACCCTCGTCCGATCACCGCCCTGGTCGGGGCCGCTGGCCAGCGGGTGTGACGGATATCGCCCCCGCGCGCTGGTGCCGCCGGTGGGAGGATCAGCGTATGGGCAAGGTCTATCCCGAGATCGACGCTCGACTGCGTGACTTCATCGCGGCCCAGGCGGTCTTCTTCGTGGCCACCGCTCCGTCCGGCGCGGAGGGCCACGTCAACGTCTCGCCGAAGGGCATGCGGGGCACGTTCGTGATCCTCGGGGCGCACCGGGTGGCCTACCTCGATTACCACGGCAGCGGGGCGGAGACCATCGCCCACCTGCGGGACAACGGCCGGATCACGCTGATGTTCTGTGCCTTCGACGGGCCGCCGAAGATCGTCCGGTTGCACGGTCGGGGCAGCAGCGTCGCCGTGACCGAGGACGCCTTCGCCGACCGGCTCGCCGAGTTTCCCGCACCGCCGGACGTGCACGCCGTCCGGGCGGTGATCACGGTCGAGGTGGAGCGGGTCAGCGACTCCTGCGGCTACGCGGTGCCATTGATGGACTTCCGCGCCGAGCGTGATCTGCTGCTCACCTCACACTCGCGTCGTACGGCCGATGACCTGGTGGTCTACCGGGCCACCAGGAACGCGGCGAGCATCGACGGGCTGCCTGTCTTCTGACGCGTCGGGGCGCCTCTGCGACCGCCGTCCGACGCCGCCTCGGGCCCGCACTGTCCGGTGCCCGACCGCTCAGGCGTAGGTAAACAGCGTCCGCCGGTCGTGATGCGTTACGTTGCTGGTCCGCTTGGGTACAAGTCGAGGCACGGCGGGTGAAGATCAACGGTCGAGGGGTACGGCCGGAGCGGGAGGCTGCATGAGCTCGGCTCAGGGGGGCGGGGACGTCGGGCATCCCTTCGTGTCCGGCCGCGAGATCCCCCCGATGCTGGCAGCGGCGTTCGCGTCCGGTGGCGAGATGGGCGAGCGGCTGAGCAGCTTCGACTGGTCCACCAGTTCGCTCGGCGAGCCCGGTCGCTGGCCGTTGGCGCTCTCCAACGCGGTCGGCATGATGCTCGCCTCCAGTGCGCAGATCGTCATGTTCTGGGGCGACGAGCAGTCCGCCTTCTACAACGACGCCTACCGGCCGACCATCGGTGCCAAGCACCCGCAGGTGATCGGCCAGCCGGCCCGCCAGCACTGGGCGGAGACCTGGGCGGTGCTCGGCCCGCTGCTCGACGGCGTCCGGAGCACCGGGCGTTCCTACCGCGGCGAGGATCACCCCTTCCTGCTGGACCGGTACGGCTTCGTCGAGCAGACCTACTTCAACGTCTCGTACGACCCGATCCTGGGCGACGACGGCTCGGTCAGTGGCGTCTACTGCATCGTCAACGAGACCACCGGGCGGGTGCTCGGCGAGCGTCGGCTGCGGGCACTCGCCGAACTGGGTGCCGAGCTGAACGACAGCGGCAGCGCCGCCGAACTCGGCCGGACCGCCGCCACGGTGCTCGGCCGGCACCGGGCGGACCTGCCGTTCGCCCTGATCTACCTGGCCGACGACAGCGGCCAGCTCGCCCTTTCCGGCGCCACCGGCACCGCCCCGCCCGCCGTCGACGTCACGTCTCAGCTGCTCACCCGGGTGATCGCCGATGGCGCGCCCGCCACGGTCGAGGTGACCGAGCTGCTCGATGCACCGCCGGCCGACGCTGCCGGCCAGGCCCTCGTGCTGCCGCTCACGGCGACCAACCAGACGGTCGGCGCGCTGGTCGTCGGCGTGGCCCGCCAGCTGCCGCTCAATGACGACTACCGCGACTTCCTCGACCTGGTCGCCGCCCAGATCTCCCGGGCGGCGGGCATTCAACGGGCGTACGAGCAGGAACGGGCTCGCGCCGCCGAGCTGGCGGCGTTGGATCGGGCGAAGACCAACTTCTTCGCGAACGTCAGCCACGAGTTCCGTACCCCGCTGACCCTCGTGCTCGGCCCGCTGGAGGACATGCTGGCCGACCCGGCGCTGCCCGCCGCCGACACCGAGCGGCTCACCATGATGCACCGCAACGCGCTGCGCCTGCTCAAGCTGGTCAACACCGTTCTGGACTTCTCCCGACTGGAGTCCGGCCGGCTCGCCGCCCGCTATCAGCCCACCGACCTCGCCGGCTACACCGCCCGGCTGGCCAGCACCTTTCGCTCGGCCACCGAGCGGGCCGGGCTG
This portion of the Micromonospora zamorensis genome encodes:
- a CDS encoding gamma-glutamyl-gamma-aminobutyrate hydrolase family protein encodes the protein MSARPLIGISAYVEPADWAVWRGVPAVLVPAAYVRAVTAAGGRALVLPPDDVDGEVVAVLDGLLLAGGADVGPGRYGQRPDPRTEDRPDRDAGELTLLTAALAAELPVLGVCRGMQLLAVAYGGTLHQHLPDVVGHEAHRPAPGVYGSHPVRFAPGSLAATVLAGVDRVNSYHHQAVADPGRLSVTGWAEDGVVEVVEDPARPFVLGVQWHPENEPDPRPITALVGAAGQRV
- a CDS encoding pyridoxamine 5'-phosphate oxidase family protein; the protein is MGKVYPEIDARLRDFIAAQAVFFVATAPSGAEGHVNVSPKGMRGTFVILGAHRVAYLDYHGSGAETIAHLRDNGRITLMFCAFDGPPKIVRLHGRGSSVAVTEDAFADRLAEFPAPPDVHAVRAVITVEVERVSDSCGYAVPLMDFRAERDLLLTSHSRRTADDLVVYRATRNAASIDGLPVF